A window of Trichomycterus rosablanca isolate fTriRos1 chromosome 5, fTriRos1.hap1, whole genome shotgun sequence contains these coding sequences:
- the LOC134314446 gene encoding filensin has translation MFKTSYRHEVRKEKYESSNVFEELSDPEPEAPFYRSTMVPGWESLQELNSRFARYINRARVLEQRNAVFRKQLETLQHMEETAGHEEVFSEQITTNQHRIRELLAERLKLEQELKDAEGMLEDFSVRYRNECEYQEQLRGKLEQLNKEADTALLRNLEHQIESQFLQDDINSTRDRHKKNLAEIQTYVNILHQINQTVLMPNMFVEISEEQERMISQRRVPALQSQLEEYKSALCQLQAQKHKLQTETSALEQNIKNTQECYDDEIQRYNDQIESQRKSIEEAERLLEKYINDCRQLAIYQTSLENELERNKRIIENEDNRLNSAIIGSPVSLFTSQHRSHICSPTVTSRGKDITQAIQDITNVKPRQKNLAKKANKKEELFPRDILDSIRGKKEADEHREDEKREVKDKEEVNMESKASQCKPAPQTDVPDGAQISKAFDTLCNLVRNRLRRYRKPEPIADFFTKGSYVLVTGESSYLDPCFCTTTPSAGHIFVTICDKNGRPHNGKTPSPPPSPSDDSQREKEDDEVAGKSNGDNMKGGKHKRNGDAGRHSPGPKSGQNNVKDKTKDDKNWQSTSSSDIPPNSMRYEKLEVVESVEKLSSDNKLKGFEETSVVVETMIEKTSKKK, from the exons ATGTTTAAGACCAGCTACCGGCACGAAGTGCGCAAGGAAAAGTATGAAAGCTCAAATGTGTTTGAGGAGCTGAGTGACCCTGAACCTGAAGCCCCATTCTATCGTTCCACCATGGTGCCAGGCTGGGAGAGCCTGCAGGAGCTGAACAGTCGGTTTGCACGCTACATTAACAGGGCACGGGTGCTGGAGCAGCGCAATGCTGTGTTTCGTAAGCAACTGGAGACTCTTCAGCACATGGAGGAGACGGCTGGGCATGAGGAAGTTTTCAGTGAGCAGATCACCACGAACCAGCACCGTATCAGAGAACTCCTGGCTGAACGCCTCAAGCTAGAGCAAGAACTCAAGGACGCAGAGGGCATGCTGGAGGATTTCAGTGTCAG GTACAGAAATGAATGTGAATATCAGGAACAACTACGAGGAAAACTAGAGCAGCTCAATAAG GAGGCAGACACAGCGCTTCTGAGAAACTTGGAACACCAGATCGAGTCTCAGTTTCTACAGGATGACATAAACTCTACAAGAGACAGACATAAGAAG AACCTGGCTGAGATACAGACATATGTAAACATCCTCCACCAAATCAACCAGACAGTTTTGATGCCCAACATGTTTGTGGAAATATCAGAG GAGCAGGAGAGGATGATATCTCAGAGGAGGGTTCCTGCTTTACAATCTCAGTTAGAGGAGTATAAAAGTGCTCTCTGCCAGCTGCAGGCACAAAAACACAAGCTGCAGACAGAG ACTTCAGCATTAGAGCAAAACATCAAGAACACACAGGAATGCTATGATGATGAGATCCAGCGGTATAATGATCAGATTGAGTCCCAGAGGAAGAGTATTGAGGAGGCTGAGCGCTTGCTGGAGAAATACATCAATGATTGCAGGCAGCTGGCCATATACCAGACCTCACTGGAGAATGAGCTGGAGAGGAACAAGAGAATCATTGAGAATGAAGACAACAG ACTGAATTCAGCTATAATTGgaagccctgttagtctgttcaCCTCCCAACACAGATCACACATTTGCAGTCCCACTGTGACCAGCCGAGGGAAAG ATATCACCCAAGCCATCCAGGACATCACAAACGTCAAGCCCCGCCAAAAAAACCTGGCCAAGAAGGcaaacaaaaaggaggaactTTTTCCCAGAGATATACTGGACAGTATTCGGGGgaaaaaagaagcagatgaGCATCGTGAAGATGAAAAAAGAGAGGTAAAAGATAAAGAGGAAGTTAACATGGAATCCAAAGCTTCACAATGCAAGCCTGCTCCTCAGACTGACGTACCTGATGGGGCACAGATCAGCAAAGCCTTTGATACACTCTGCAACCTGGTGCGCAACCGCTTGCGCAGGTACAGGAAGCCTGAACCTATTGCTGATTTTTTCACCAAAGGTAGCTATGTCCTAGTGACAGGTGAATCTAGCTACCTGGACCCCTGCTTCTGCACAACAACACCCTCTGCCGGCCACATCTTTGTCACCATATGCGACAAAAATGGTCGACCTCATAATGGCAAAACTCCTTCCCCTCCCCCTAGTCCTTCAGATGACAGCCAGAGAGAAAAGGAAGATGATGAGGTGGCTGGGAAGAGCAATGGTGATAACATGAAAGGAGGAAAGCACAAAAGAAATGGAGATGCAGGAAGACACAGTCCAGGTCCAAAGTCTGGCCAAAACAATGTCAAGGACAAGACCAAAGATGATAAAAATTGGCAGTCCACGTCAAGCTCTGACATTCCCCCAAATTCCATGAGGTATGAGAAGCTGGAGGTGGTGGAGTCAGTAGAGAAGCTGTCATCTGACAACAAATTAAAGGGCTTTGAGGAAACATCTGTGGTGGTGGAGACCATGATTGAGAAAACCAGCAAAAAGAAGTAA